Proteins encoded in a region of the Pseudomonas sp. PDNC002 genome:
- a CDS encoding MFS transporter yields the protein MLNPHGNAASRSPFASIQRWRWQIFAITWLAYAAFYFTRKAFSVAKLGIGEDPTFHLDKAMMANLDATYLAAYAVGQFTWGVLADRFGPRVVVLGGLVISAGAAIVMGTWATLPVFATCMVIQGLAQSTGWSGLCKNIGSFFATHERGRILGLWSTCYAFGGLVASPFAGWWAYSVFGTWHAAFYSSAAVVGGVALLFLLLQRNRPQDVGLPPVEAEPEAVRYAGFKPEGQNPGVRETLSLVLGNRTVLTLGLAYFLLKPARYAILLWGPVIVYERMPGLGKVGAAILPTSFEIAGLLGPILIGLASDKIFGARRMPACVISLIALTACLALFVPAMQTGSSLMVFALLFMMGLTLYGPDSMISGSAAIDFGTGKAAATAAGFVNGCGSVGAILGGLLPGYFDTYSVFIGFTIAALVSAAILLPHWNSLPEGAASSAARVPNRSVKVRMARS from the coding sequence ATGCTCAACCCTCACGGCAACGCAGCATCGCGCTCGCCCTTCGCATCGATCCAACGCTGGCGCTGGCAGATCTTCGCCATCACCTGGCTGGCCTACGCGGCCTTCTACTTCACCCGCAAGGCTTTCTCGGTGGCCAAGCTGGGCATCGGCGAGGACCCTACCTTCCACCTCGACAAGGCCATGATGGCCAACCTCGACGCCACCTACCTCGCGGCCTACGCCGTGGGCCAGTTCACCTGGGGTGTGCTCGCCGATCGCTTCGGCCCGCGCGTGGTGGTGCTCGGCGGCCTGGTGATTTCCGCCGGCGCGGCCATCGTCATGGGCACCTGGGCGACCCTGCCGGTGTTCGCCACCTGCATGGTCATCCAGGGGCTCGCGCAATCCACCGGCTGGTCGGGGCTGTGCAAGAACATCGGCAGTTTCTTCGCCACCCACGAACGCGGCCGCATCCTCGGCCTGTGGAGCACCTGCTACGCCTTCGGTGGGCTGGTCGCCTCGCCCTTCGCCGGCTGGTGGGCGTACTCGGTGTTCGGCACCTGGCACGCGGCCTTCTACTCCAGCGCCGCGGTGGTCGGTGGCGTGGCCCTGCTGTTCCTGCTGCTGCAACGCAACCGTCCGCAAGACGTCGGCCTGCCGCCGGTAGAAGCCGAACCCGAGGCCGTGCGCTACGCCGGCTTCAAGCCCGAGGGGCAGAACCCAGGCGTCCGCGAAACCCTCAGCCTGGTGCTGGGCAACCGCACCGTACTGACCCTGGGCCTGGCCTACTTCCTGCTCAAGCCGGCGCGCTACGCCATCCTCCTGTGGGGACCGGTGATCGTCTATGAGCGCATGCCCGGCCTGGGCAAGGTGGGCGCGGCGATCCTGCCGACCTCCTTCGAGATCGCTGGCCTGCTCGGCCCGATCCTGATCGGCCTGGCCTCGGACAAGATCTTCGGCGCACGGCGCATGCCGGCCTGCGTGATCAGCCTGATCGCCCTCACCGCCTGCCTGGCGCTGTTCGTCCCGGCCATGCAGACCGGCAGCAGCCTGATGGTATTCGCCCTGCTGTTCATGATGGGCCTGACCCTCTACGGACCGGACTCGATGATCAGCGGTTCGGCCGCCATCGACTTCGGCACCGGCAAGGCCGCTGCCACCGCTGCGGGCTTCGTCAACGGCTGCGGCTCGGTGGGCGCGATCCTCGGCGGCCTGCTGCCCGGCTACTTCGATACCTACAGCGTGTTCATCGGCTTCACCATTGCCGCGCTGGTTTCCGCCGCCATCCTGCTGCCGCACTGGAACAGCCTGCCGGAGGGCGCCGCGTCCTCGGCCGCGCGCGTCCCCAACCGCTCCGTGAAGGTACGCATGGCGCGCTCCTGA
- a CDS encoding RidA family protein: MNIERFGVVKRRAEMVLHDRTLYIGGQVASDTSLDIEGQTREILHGIEQLLQSVGADRTQLLSVRILLADRADYAGLNAVWDDFFPLGHAPTRACTLAQLIDPAWRVEMIATAALPDH; this comes from the coding sequence ATGAACATCGAACGCTTCGGCGTGGTGAAACGCCGCGCCGAGATGGTCCTGCACGACCGCACGCTGTACATCGGCGGCCAGGTCGCCAGCGATACATCCCTCGACATCGAAGGCCAGACCCGGGAAATCCTCCACGGCATCGAGCAACTGCTGCAGAGCGTCGGCGCCGACCGTACCCAGCTGCTGTCGGTGCGCATCCTGCTGGCCGACCGCGCGGATTACGCCGGCCTGAACGCCGTGTGGGACGACTTCTTCCCCCTCGGCCATGCCCCGACCCGCGCCTGCACCCTCGCGCAACTCATCGATCCTGCCTGGCGCGTCGAGATGATCGCCACGGCCGCCCTGCCCGACCATTGA
- a CDS encoding FAD-dependent oxidoreductase, with product MRPFWLEQALQHDSERAASLQEDTRADVCIVGGGYTGLWTAIMLKEQNPELDVVIVEADICGAGASGRNGGCALSWSAKFFTLERLFGLTEAIRLVQESERSIQAIGAFCTHYGVDADYRLDGTLYTASNEAQVGATDGVIAALEKHGINSFSKRPLQDVQRMAGSRKHLEGWFSPAAASVQPGKLVRGLRRVALELGVRLYEGTPMTGLDHGQPATVRTPRGAVSADRVVLAMNAWMARAFPQFERSVAIVSSDMIITEPRPDLLREIGLTSGVTVLDSRIFVHYYHNTPDGRIMLGKGGNTFAYGGRMLPVFDRPSPYLDLLRESLADFFPAFAEVPIAASWNGPSDRSVTGLPFFGQLGDAGNVFYGFGYSGSGVGPCHMGGQILSSLVLGLDNAWTRSPLTQGPLGFFPPEPIRYVGSLMVRNAIRRKEHAEDRGQRPRRLDVRLARFAAAAGKADKA from the coding sequence ATGCGCCCCTTCTGGCTCGAACAGGCCCTGCAGCACGACAGCGAGCGCGCCGCGTCGCTGCAGGAAGACACCCGCGCCGACGTCTGCATCGTCGGTGGCGGCTACACCGGTCTGTGGACCGCGATCATGCTCAAGGAACAGAACCCGGAACTCGACGTGGTGATCGTCGAGGCCGACATCTGCGGCGCCGGCGCCAGCGGGCGCAACGGCGGTTGTGCCCTGTCGTGGTCGGCCAAGTTCTTCACGCTCGAGCGCCTGTTCGGCCTGACCGAGGCGATTCGGCTGGTGCAGGAATCCGAGCGGAGCATCCAGGCCATCGGTGCGTTCTGCACACACTACGGCGTGGATGCCGACTACCGGCTCGACGGCACGCTGTACACCGCCAGCAACGAAGCCCAGGTCGGTGCCACCGACGGGGTCATCGCCGCCCTGGAGAAACACGGCATCAACTCCTTCAGCAAGCGCCCGCTTCAGGATGTGCAGCGCATGGCCGGTTCGCGCAAGCATCTCGAAGGCTGGTTCTCCCCGGCCGCCGCCAGCGTGCAGCCGGGCAAGCTGGTGCGCGGCCTGCGCCGGGTGGCGCTGGAGCTGGGCGTACGGCTGTACGAGGGCACCCCGATGACCGGGCTGGACCACGGCCAGCCCGCCACCGTCCGCACCCCACGCGGCGCGGTCAGCGCCGACCGCGTCGTGCTTGCGATGAACGCCTGGATGGCCCGCGCCTTCCCACAGTTCGAACGCAGCGTGGCGATCGTCTCCAGCGACATGATCATCACCGAGCCGCGCCCGGACCTGCTGCGGGAGATCGGCCTGACGTCCGGGGTCACCGTGCTGGATTCGCGCATCTTCGTGCACTACTACCACAACACCCCGGACGGCCGGATCATGCTCGGCAAGGGTGGCAACACCTTCGCCTACGGCGGCCGCATGCTGCCGGTGTTCGACCGCCCCTCGCCCTACCTCGACCTGCTGCGCGAAAGCCTGGCGGACTTCTTCCCGGCCTTCGCCGAGGTCCCCATCGCGGCGAGCTGGAACGGCCCGTCCGACCGCTCGGTGACCGGCCTGCCGTTCTTCGGCCAGTTGGGCGACGCGGGCAACGTGTTCTATGGCTTCGGCTATTCCGGCAGCGGTGTCGGGCCCTGCCACATGGGCGGGCAGATCCTCAGTTCACTGGTCCTCGGGCTGGACAACGCGTGGACCCGCTCACCGCTCACACAAGGTCCGCTGGGCTTCTTCCCGCCCGAGCCGATCCGCTACGTCGGCTCGCTGATGGTGCGCAACGCCATTCGCCGCAAGGAGCACGCCGAGGACCGCGGTCAACGGCCACGCCGCCTGGACGTGCGGCTCGCGCGTTTCGCGGCGGCCGCGGGCAAAGCCGACAAGGCCTGA
- a CDS encoding sigma-70 family RNA polymerase sigma factor, producing MSTSNLDAVFLAQRLPLLRTLVRMVKNPSIAEDLVQETYLRVARTLLERRIDHLEPFLFQTGRNLALDHLRHLRMQSRTMLEDVPFDVVQAVPAPGSSAEDQLHAEKLLERLGATLSQLSERQQRIFILSRLHGCGYAEIAEQLGVSPSTVQKELKLIMAICVGLVSRLEESV from the coding sequence GTGAGCACTTCCAACCTCGACGCGGTCTTTCTGGCCCAGCGCCTGCCGTTGCTGCGTACGCTCGTACGGATGGTGAAGAACCCGAGCATCGCCGAAGACCTGGTGCAGGAAACCTACCTGCGCGTGGCCCGCACCCTGCTGGAACGGCGCATCGACCACCTGGAACCCTTCCTCTTCCAGACCGGCCGCAACCTTGCGCTGGACCATCTGCGCCACCTGCGCATGCAGTCGCGGACCATGCTCGAGGACGTGCCCTTCGATGTCGTGCAGGCGGTGCCGGCACCCGGCTCCAGCGCCGAGGACCAGTTGCACGCGGAGAAACTGCTGGAACGCCTGGGGGCAACCCTCAGCCAGCTCAGCGAGCGCCAGCAGCGCATCTTCATCCTCAGCCGCCTGCACGGTTGCGGCTACGCGGAGATCGCCGAGCAACTCGGCGTCTCGCCCAGCACGGTACAAAAGGAATTGAAACTGATCATGGCGATCTGCGTCGGGCTGGTGAGCCGGCTGGAGGAATCGGTATGA
- a CDS encoding FecR domain-containing protein, with amino-acid sequence MAEALDWLILEDDMDAATRARFDAWLAASDGNAQAYRRVRDAWQSPLLSTAAARLERRLVQGAPRSRRRSRLLRPLAAAAVLVLAVGVVVQGDLLTRLRADHLTAVGERQKVQLADGSNVLLNTDTALSSRVDGQQRVARLYRGEAYFDVAHDRSRPFEVEAGPVQVTVRGTAFAVRYLGNEAEVSVQRGEVDLRTRLDDARVSLGAGDSIRVGPEGFGERQHGGEAESQLAWVKGRMVFENCPMSQVLAELRRYYPGWIVNTNERLDNISVTGNWRLDDPLGVARSLAQITSAELHEYPKLLILN; translated from the coding sequence ATGGCCGAAGCCCTCGACTGGTTGATCCTCGAGGACGACATGGATGCCGCCACCCGCGCGCGCTTCGACGCCTGGCTCGCTGCCAGCGACGGCAATGCGCAGGCATATCGGCGCGTGCGTGATGCCTGGCAGTCACCGCTGCTCAGCACCGCCGCTGCGCGGCTGGAGCGCCGGCTCGTGCAGGGTGCGCCCAGGTCGCGCCGCCGCTCGCGTCTGCTCAGGCCCCTCGCCGCGGCAGCGGTACTGGTGCTCGCGGTGGGCGTCGTGGTCCAGGGCGATCTGCTGACGCGCCTGCGCGCGGACCATCTCACCGCCGTCGGCGAGCGCCAAAAAGTCCAGCTGGCCGACGGTTCCAACGTGCTGCTCAACACCGATACCGCGCTTTCCAGCCGGGTCGACGGCCAGCAGCGCGTGGCACGCCTATACCGTGGCGAGGCCTACTTCGACGTTGCCCACGACCGCAGCCGCCCCTTCGAAGTGGAAGCCGGGCCGGTGCAGGTGACCGTGCGCGGCACCGCGTTCGCCGTGCGCTACCTGGGTAACGAGGCGGAAGTCAGCGTGCAGCGCGGCGAAGTGGACCTGCGCACGCGCCTGGACGATGCCCGCGTCAGCCTCGGTGCCGGCGACAGCATCCGGGTCGGTCCGGAAGGCTTCGGCGAGCGCCAGCACGGCGGCGAGGCGGAATCGCAGCTGGCCTGGGTGAAGGGACGCATGGTGTTCGAGAACTGCCCGATGAGCCAGGTACTGGCCGAGCTGCGTCGCTACTATCCCGGCTGGATCGTAAATACCAACGAGCGCCTGGACAACATCAGCGTCACCGGCAACTGGCGCCTGGACGATCCGCTGGGCGTGGCCCGCTCGCTGGCGCAGATCACCTCCGCCGAGCTGCACGAATACCCGAAACTGCTGATCCTCAATTAA
- a CDS encoding TonB-dependent receptor, with protein sequence MTTASSRAPLRRLSAPASISLLALSIGLASLPATSVVAAEAGQTQAGYSFDIARQPLPQALNAFSAVTGWQVGVAGDLADGVESPGVNGRLPAERALKSLLAGTGLSVRQLGPRNVVLERNLSSVAEMQPLTVTATRQAQSVTSVPTTVNVVSREALDRKNVNTIKELVRDMPGVSVGGTGNRAGITGYNIRGIDGDRVLTQIDGVELPNGFFNGPYAQTERNYVDPEIVKRVEVLRGPASALYGSNAIGGAVSYFTLDPDDIIKDGKDVGARLKTGYSSADDSWLTSATVAGRHDDFDGLLHLSQRNGHETESYGSTGGTGLSRTEANPEDVRTTNVLAKLGWNYAEGSRFGLVYEKYKDDVDTDQKSAYGGPYNNGGPALPPSVLPGGMYQWRTGNDTITRERYGLEHSLLLDSAIADHAKWTFNYQIAKTDQSTDEFYYPMTRQVLRTRETLYKERQWVFDLQLDKAFALGDTDHLLTYGTTLKRQKVTGYREGTGTCLAVGRGCTAIGAPSASDTLARSSDFPDPTIDTYGLFAQDEIRWNAWTFLPGLRYDHTRLKPHVTEEFLNTVDQSGEGEVSSEDKSWHQLSPKLGVTYAFNDNYLWYGQYAQGFRTPTAKALYGRFDNPTTGYRVEPNPDLDPERSQSYETGLRGNFEEGSFDVAVFYNKYRDFINEDAITPGYSEPTFTSNNIKHAIIKGVEMKGRLELGAFGAPQGLYTKGSVAYAYGRNKDTGEPINSVNPLTGVFGLGYDEQAGRYGALLDWTLVKRKNRVDDTQFNAPDGTSSQFKTPGFGILDLTGYYKLTDDLTLNAGLYNLTDKKYWLWDDVRGYDGVGEAAVLAPANLDRLTQPGRNFAINLVWDI encoded by the coding sequence ATGACCACCGCTTCTTCGCGTGCCCCTCTGCGCCGGCTGTCCGCGCCGGCCAGCATTTCGTTGCTCGCCCTCTCCATCGGCCTCGCCAGCCTGCCGGCCACCTCCGTCGTCGCGGCGGAAGCCGGGCAGACCCAGGCCGGCTACAGCTTCGACATCGCCCGCCAACCCCTGCCGCAGGCGCTGAACGCCTTCAGCGCGGTCACCGGCTGGCAGGTGGGCGTGGCCGGTGATCTGGCCGACGGCGTGGAATCGCCGGGCGTCAACGGCCGGCTGCCGGCGGAGCGCGCGCTGAAAAGCCTGCTCGCTGGCACCGGCCTCAGCGTCCGCCAGCTCGGCCCGCGCAACGTGGTCCTGGAGCGCAACCTCTCCTCCGTCGCCGAGATGCAGCCGCTCACCGTCACCGCAACCCGCCAGGCGCAGAGCGTCACGTCGGTGCCGACCACGGTCAACGTGGTGAGCCGCGAGGCACTGGACCGCAAGAACGTCAACACCATCAAGGAGCTGGTGCGCGACATGCCCGGCGTCTCGGTCGGCGGCACCGGCAACCGCGCTGGTATCACCGGCTACAACATCCGCGGTATCGATGGCGACCGCGTGCTGACGCAGATCGATGGCGTCGAGCTGCCCAACGGCTTCTTCAACGGCCCCTACGCGCAGACCGAGCGCAACTACGTCGACCCGGAAATCGTCAAGCGCGTCGAAGTACTGCGCGGACCGGCCTCGGCCCTGTATGGCAGCAACGCCATCGGCGGCGCGGTGAGCTACTTCACCCTCGACCCGGACGACATCATCAAGGACGGCAAGGACGTCGGCGCGCGCCTGAAGACCGGCTACAGCTCCGCCGATGACAGCTGGCTGACCTCGGCGACCGTCGCCGGCCGCCACGACGACTTCGACGGCCTGCTGCACCTGAGCCAGCGCAACGGCCACGAGACCGAGTCCTACGGCAGCACCGGCGGTACCGGCCTGTCGCGCACCGAGGCCAACCCGGAAGACGTGCGCACCACCAACGTGCTGGCGAAGCTTGGCTGGAACTATGCCGAGGGCAGCCGCTTCGGCCTGGTCTACGAGAAGTACAAGGACGACGTCGACACCGACCAGAAGAGCGCCTATGGCGGCCCCTACAACAATGGCGGCCCGGCACTCCCGCCCAGTGTCCTGCCCGGCGGCATGTACCAGTGGCGCACCGGCAACGACACCATCACCCGCGAGCGCTACGGCCTGGAGCACTCGCTGCTGCTGGACAGCGCCATCGCTGACCACGCCAAGTGGACCTTCAACTACCAGATCGCCAAGACCGACCAGAGCACCGACGAGTTCTACTATCCGATGACCCGTCAGGTGCTGCGCACCCGCGAGACCCTGTACAAGGAACGCCAGTGGGTGTTCGACCTGCAGCTGGACAAAGCCTTCGCCCTGGGTGACACCGACCACCTGCTGACCTACGGCACCACGCTGAAGCGGCAGAAGGTCACCGGCTACCGCGAGGGCACCGGCACCTGCCTGGCCGTCGGCCGAGGCTGCACCGCCATCGGCGCTCCCAGCGCCAGCGATACCCTGGCCCGCAGCAGCGACTTTCCCGATCCGACCATCGACACCTACGGCCTGTTCGCCCAGGACGAAATCCGCTGGAACGCCTGGACCTTCCTGCCCGGCCTGCGCTATGACCACACGCGCCTGAAACCCCACGTCACCGAGGAGTTCCTCAACACCGTCGACCAGAGCGGCGAAGGCGAGGTGAGCAGCGAAGACAAGAGCTGGCACCAACTCTCGCCGAAGCTGGGCGTGACCTACGCGTTCAACGACAACTACCTGTGGTACGGGCAGTACGCCCAGGGCTTCCGCACCCCCACCGCCAAGGCGCTGTACGGGCGCTTCGACAACCCCACCACCGGCTACCGCGTGGAACCCAACCCGGACCTGGACCCGGAGCGCAGCCAGAGCTACGAGACCGGCCTGCGCGGCAACTTCGAGGAAGGCTCGTTCGACGTCGCCGTCTTCTATAACAAGTACCGCGACTTCATCAACGAAGACGCCATTACACCCGGCTACTCCGAGCCGACCTTCACCAGCAACAACATCAAGCACGCCATCATCAAGGGCGTGGAGATGAAGGGTCGCCTGGAGCTGGGCGCCTTCGGCGCACCGCAGGGCCTCTACACCAAGGGTTCGGTGGCCTACGCCTACGGCCGCAACAAGGACACCGGCGAGCCGATCAATAGCGTCAACCCGCTCACCGGCGTATTCGGCCTGGGCTACGACGAACAGGCCGGCCGCTACGGCGCCCTCCTCGACTGGACCCTGGTCAAGCGCAAGAACCGCGTCGACGATACCCAGTTCAACGCCCCGGACGGCACCAGCAGCCAGTTCAAGACGCCGGGCTTCGGCATCCTCGACCTGACCGGCTACTACAAGCTGACCGACGACCTGACCCTGAACGCCGGCCTCTACAACCTGACCGACAAGAAGTACTGGCTGTGGGATGACGTGCGCGGCTACGACGGTGTCGGCGAAGCGGCGGTGCTGGCCCCGGCCAACCTCGACCGCCTGACGCAGCCGGGCCGTAACTTCGCCATCAACCTGGTGTGGGATATCTGA
- a CDS encoding biliverdin-producing heme oxygenase — MTTLELPALRSQRLNALTHAPHERLDHAVKAREPFSSRERFARFVVAQYLFQSELQALYQDAELGNIFPDLPQRCRAEQARLDLADLDTEVPAPVAGAVSQPSQAHALGWLFVSEGSKLGAAFLIKRVAAMGLDENTGARHLGEPEGGRAEGWKRFTRTLDALELSEAEEREAEAGAIAAFERFAHLLQHSYDSAPATV, encoded by the coding sequence ATGACCACCCTGGAACTCCCCGCCCTGCGCTCGCAGCGCCTGAACGCGCTGACCCACGCCCCCCACGAGCGCCTCGACCACGCCGTGAAGGCCCGCGAGCCCTTCTCCAGCCGCGAGCGTTTCGCCCGCTTCGTGGTCGCCCAGTACCTGTTCCAGTCCGAGCTGCAGGCCCTGTACCAGGACGCCGAGCTGGGCAATATCTTCCCCGACCTGCCGCAGCGCTGCCGTGCCGAGCAGGCGCGCCTGGACCTGGCCGACCTGGATACCGAAGTGCCCGCCCCCGTTGCCGGCGCCGTCAGCCAGCCGAGCCAGGCCCATGCCCTGGGCTGGCTGTTCGTCTCCGAAGGTTCCAAGCTGGGCGCTGCCTTCCTGATCAAGCGCGTCGCCGCGATGGGCCTGGACGAGAACACCGGCGCGCGCCACCTCGGCGAGCCCGAAGGCGGCCGCGCTGAAGGCTGGAAGCGCTTCACCCGCACCCTCGACGCCCTGGAACTGAGCGAAGCCGAGGAACGTGAAGCCGAAGCCGGCGCAATCGCCGCCTTCGAGCGTTTCGCCCACCTGCTGCAGCACAGCTACGACAGTGCTCCCGCCACCGTCTGA
- a CDS encoding YbaN family protein: MGPARSRLARLAFALLAYVSLGVGMVGLVVPGLPTTEFVLLAAWAASKSSPRLSAWLENHRLFGPILHNWRNGRAVARRAKISASVAMLAALAIMLVTLPHGLWLYAVILGMAVGNLWIWSRPDMPRP; the protein is encoded by the coding sequence CTGGGCCCGGCCCGCTCGCGACTGGCGCGCCTGGCCTTTGCCCTGCTCGCCTATGTCAGCCTCGGTGTGGGCATGGTGGGATTGGTCGTGCCGGGCTTGCCGACCACCGAATTCGTCCTACTGGCCGCCTGGGCCGCCTCGAAAAGTTCGCCGCGCCTGTCCGCCTGGCTGGAAAACCACCGGCTGTTCGGCCCCATCCTGCACAACTGGCGCAACGGCCGCGCCGTCGCCCGCCGCGCCAAGATCAGCGCCAGCGTGGCGATGCTCGCCGCCCTGGCAATCATGCTGGTCACCCTGCCCCATGGCCTCTGGCTGTACGCGGTGATCCTCGGCATGGCGGTTGGCAATCTGTGGATCTGGTCGCGCCCGGACATGCCCAGGCCATAG
- a CDS encoding YajD family HNH nuclease — MNQPTSKVDAVLAEAQRRRESSYREKALKMYPWICGRCAREFSGVRLRELTVHHRDHNHDNNPEDGSNWELLCLFCHDNEHQRQVDLHYQNSNDAGAKGPKVTHKGLAGLADLLKKKEDDGQA, encoded by the coding sequence ATGAACCAGCCCACCAGCAAAGTCGACGCCGTCCTCGCCGAAGCCCAGCGCCGCCGCGAAAGCAGCTACCGCGAAAAAGCCCTGAAGATGTACCCCTGGATCTGCGGACGCTGCGCCCGCGAATTCAGTGGCGTGCGCCTGCGCGAACTGACCGTCCACCACCGCGACCACAACCACGACAACAACCCCGAGGACGGCTCCAACTGGGAGCTGCTCTGCCTGTTCTGCCACGACAACGAGCACCAGCGGCAGGTGGACCTGCACTACCAGAACAGCAATGACGCCGGCGCCAAGGGGCCAAAGGTGACGCACAAGGGATTGGCCGGGCTGGCCGACCTGCTGAAGAAGAAGGAAGACGACGGGCAGGCGTGA
- a CDS encoding LLM class flavin-dependent oxidoreductase encodes MKSLSETAFSMLDLVPVRDQGTAAEALHNAVEVARHVERLGFTRYWLAEHHNMDGIASSATAVLIGHIAGKTERIRVGSGGVMLPNHPPLVVAENFGTLETLYPGRIDLGLGRAPGADQATMRALRRDRLGDGADFPEQVAELEMLLGPRRSQQSLLAIPGEGTNVPIWLLGSSLFSAHLAAQKGLPYAFASHFAPRYLHDALRIYRENFQPSAVLDKPYAMIGVPLVAAPTDEEAEYLATTAFQRVLALIRGDSLKQKPPVKSMAGLWLPHEQEAVGNFFGLAVIGGPEKVRSRLEILLEQTGVDEIIFTSDIYDHELRLRSLEIVAGLR; translated from the coding sequence ATGAAGTCCCTGTCAGAAACTGCCTTCTCCATGCTCGACCTGGTGCCCGTGCGCGACCAGGGCACCGCGGCGGAGGCGTTGCATAATGCCGTCGAAGTTGCCCGGCACGTCGAGCGCCTGGGCTTTACCCGCTACTGGCTGGCGGAGCACCACAACATGGACGGTATCGCCAGCTCGGCCACCGCCGTGCTGATTGGCCACATCGCCGGCAAGACCGAGCGCATCCGCGTCGGCTCCGGTGGCGTGATGCTGCCGAACCATCCGCCGCTGGTGGTGGCGGAGAACTTCGGCACCCTGGAGACGCTGTATCCGGGCCGCATTGACCTCGGCCTGGGCCGCGCGCCGGGCGCCGACCAGGCCACCATGCGCGCACTGCGCCGCGACCGCCTGGGCGACGGAGCCGATTTCCCCGAGCAGGTGGCAGAGCTGGAAATGTTGCTCGGCCCGCGCCGTTCGCAGCAGTCGCTGCTGGCGATTCCGGGGGAGGGCACCAACGTGCCGATCTGGCTGCTGGGTTCCAGTCTGTTCAGTGCGCACCTGGCCGCGCAAAAGGGCCTGCCGTATGCCTTCGCCTCGCACTTCGCGCCGCGCTACCTGCACGACGCGCTGCGCATCTATCGCGAGAACTTCCAGCCCTCGGCGGTGCTCGACAAGCCTTACGCCATGATCGGTGTACCGCTGGTGGCGGCGCCGACCGATGAGGAAGCCGAATACCTGGCGACCACCGCGTTCCAGCGAGTGCTGGCGCTGATTCGTGGCGACAGCCTGAAGCAGAAGCCGCCGGTGAAAAGCATGGCTGGATTGTGGCTGCCCCATGAACAGGAAGCAGTCGGTAATTTCTTCGGCCTGGCAGTGATCGGTGGTCCGGAGAAGGTGCGCAGTCGCCTGGAAATCCTGCTGGAGCAGACTGGCGTGGACGAGATCATCTTCACCAGCGACATCTACGACCACGAATTGCGCCTGCGTTCGCTGGAGATCGTCGCCGGCCTGCGCTGA
- a CDS encoding arsenate reductase ArsC, which produces MTEKRRVLFVCVANDARSPMAEALLRHTDGQHFEAFSAGIHPTAIDPRAREVLEHAGISTEGLRCKSIDEFRGQHFDYLIDLCDKSSGEGDELPSSSEVIVWNFVDPAHSEQHDPFRHTLQELSDRLKLFEMVKNRE; this is translated from the coding sequence ATGACCGAGAAACGCCGTGTCCTGTTCGTCTGTGTCGCCAATGACGCCCGTTCGCCGATGGCAGAGGCGCTGCTGCGGCACACCGATGGGCAGCATTTCGAAGCCTTCAGCGCGGGCATCCATCCGACGGCGATCGATCCGCGCGCCCGCGAGGTGCTCGAGCACGCCGGAATCTCCACCGAAGGGCTGCGCTGCAAATCCATCGACGAATTCCGTGGCCAGCATTTCGATTACCTGATCGACCTGTGCGACAAGTCCAGCGGCGAGGGTGATGAGTTGCCCAGCTCCAGCGAAGTGATCGTGTGGAACTTCGTCGACCCGGCGCACAGCGAGCAGCACGATCCATTCCGCCACACCTTGCAGGAACTCAGCGACCGCCTGAAGCTCTTCGAAATGGTGAAAAACCGCGAATGA
- a CDS encoding DUF1543 domain-containing protein produces the protein MLFVVMLGGRHPRARIEIHDVAFVIGDNLKSTYPQLREAWFGSPEGLHIDSWLEVDGVEAYRVEFSESMPGPGDLRLFFVNLGGYEMGSFGEAHQYVLVAARDAAEAKTRAKRRMPRSWDKAHTDAVIDVDDCIAIDQVGGRYVHLVEGESRGIVQRSDYIVL, from the coding sequence ATGCTGTTCGTAGTCATGCTGGGCGGGCGCCATCCACGTGCACGGATCGAGATCCATGACGTGGCCTTCGTCATCGGCGATAACCTGAAATCCACCTACCCGCAGTTGCGTGAAGCCTGGTTCGGTAGCCCGGAAGGCCTGCACATCGACTCCTGGCTGGAGGTGGATGGCGTAGAGGCCTATCGCGTCGAATTCAGCGAATCGATGCCCGGACCGGGCGACCTGCGCCTGTTCTTCGTCAACCTGGGCGGATATGAAATGGGCAGTTTCGGCGAGGCGCACCAGTACGTGCTGGTGGCCGCCCGCGACGCCGCCGAGGCCAAGACCCGCGCGAAGCGGCGCATGCCGCGCAGTTGGGACAAGGCGCACACCGACGCGGTGATCGACGTCGATGACTGCATCGCCATCGACCAGGTTGGCGGGCGCTACGTGCATCTGGTCGAGGGCGAGAGCCGAGGCATCGTGCAGCGCAGCGATTACATCGTCTTGTGA